A genomic window from Glycine soja cultivar W05 chromosome 10, ASM419377v2, whole genome shotgun sequence includes:
- the LOC114369808 gene encoding tetraspanin-6-like, with protein MYRFSNTVIGFLNLFTLLASIPIIGAGLWMARSSTTCENFLQTPLLVIGFVVLVVSLAGFIGACFHVACALWLYLVVMLFLIAALMGFTIFGFGVTSKGGGVEVPGRVYKEYRLQDYSPWLRKRIQDPRYWNTIRGCILGSKTCEKLASWTPLDYMQRDMSPIQSGCCKPPTACTYNVATTMMTQDPDCYRWNNAPNLLCYECDSCKAGVLEDIRGNWHKLSVLTVTMLVLLIGIYSIGCCAFRNTRRAETDYPYGENRMTKVRPRWDYHWWRWLHDRREQLY; from the exons ATGTATAGGTTCAGCAACACAGTAATCGGGTTCTTGAACTTGTTCACACTTTTAGCATCCATACCAATAATTGGAGCAGGTCTATGGATGGCAAGGAGCAGCACAACCTGTGAGAATTTTCTCCAAACCCCTCTTTTGGTTATAGGATTCGTTGTGCTAGTGGTGTCACTAGCAGGCTTCATTGGTGCATGTTTTCATGTGGCATGTGCACTATGGTTGTACTTGGTGGTCATGTTGTTCCTCATAGCAGCACTCATGGGCTTCACAATATTTGGTTTTGGTGTGACTAGCAAGGGCGGTGGTGTGGAAGTGCCTGGAAGGGTTTACAAGGAGTATCGTCTTCAAGATTACTCACCATGGTTGAGGAAGAGAATTCAGGATCCTCGCTATTGGAACACTATTAGAGGCTGTATTTTGGGGTCTAAAACTTGTGAAAAGCTTGCCTCTTGGACCCCTCTTGATTATATGCAAAGGGATATGTCTCCAATACAG TCTGGATGTTGTAAGCCACCAACTGCTTGCACTTACAACGTGGCAACAACAATGATGACTCAAGACCCTGATTGCTACAGGTGGAACAATGCCCCTAATTTGCTATGCTATGAGTGTGATTCTTGCAAAGCTGGTGTGCTTGAAGACATAAGAGGGAATTGGCACAAGCTCTCGGTTCTCACAGTCACCATGCTTGTGCTTCTCATAGGGATTTATTCCATTGGGTGCTGTGCTTTCAGAAACACAAGAAGAGCTGAAACGGATTATCCCTATGGTGAAAACCGCATGACCAAAGTCCGACCTAGATGGGATTACCATTG GTGGAGGTGGTTACATGACAGGAGAGAACAGCTTTATTAG
- the LOC114369263 gene encoding serine carboxypeptidase-like 27, protein MMGYPSRLYLVLLLSICGVVSLASPIEDQKRDRITQLPGQPKNVGFAQYSGYVTVNEQSGRSLFYWLVEAPVKRGPKSRPLVLWLNGGPGCSSIAYGASEEIGPFHIRPDGKSLYLNPYAWNNLANVLFLDSPAGVGFSYSNKSTDLYTFGDQKTAEDAYTFLVNWFERFPQYKHREFYIAGESYAGHYVPQLGQIVYEKNKGIKNPVINFKGFMVGNAVTDDYHDYIGTFEYWWTHGLVSDSTYRMLRIACNFGSSQHPSVQCMQALRVATVEQGNIDPYSVYTRPCNNTASLRRGLKGRYPWMSRAYDPCTERYSDLYFNRPEVQKAFHANVTGIPYAWKACSDIVGNYWTDSPLSMLPIYRELISAGLRIWVYSGDTDAVVPMTATRYSIDALKLPTIINWYPWYDNGKVGGWSQVYKGLTLVTVRGAGHEVPLHRPRQAFILFRSFLENKSMPSTS, encoded by the exons ATGATGGGTTATCCTTCAAGACTCTATCTTGTTTTGCTTTTGTCCATTTGTGGGGTGGTTTCTTTAGCTTCCCCAATTGAAGATCAGAAGAGAGATAGAATTACTCAGCTTCCAGGGCAGCCAAAGAATGTGGGATTTGCTCAGTATTCAGGTTATGTGACTGTGAATGAGCAAAGTGGAAGATCACTTTTTTACTGGTTGGTGGAGGCACCAGTGAAGCGTGGACCAAAGTCAAGGCCACTAGTGTTGTGGCTCAATGGTGgtccaggatgttcctctatTGCTTATGGTGCATCTGAGGAAATTGGTCCTTTTCACATTAGGCCTGATGGCAAGTCACTTTACTTGAACCCTTATGCTTGGAACAATT TGGCAAATGTACTGTTCCTTGATTCTCCTGCTGGTGTTGGTTTTTCATATTCCAATAAGTCAACAGATCTGTATACATTTGGTGACCAGAAAACAG CTGAAGATGCATATACTTTTCTTGTTAATTGGTTTGAAAGATTTCCTCAATATAAGCATAGAGAATTCTACATTGCTGGAGAAAGTTATGCAG GTCACTATGTTCCCCAGTTGGGTCAAATTGTTTACGAGAAAAATAAGGGAATCAAGAATccagttataaattttaagggATTTATG GTTGGTAATGCTGTTACTGATGATTATCATGATTATATTGGCACATTTGAATATTGGTGGACCCATGGTTTGGTTTCAGATTCCACGTATAGGATGCTAAGAATTGCCTGCAATTTTGGTTCCTCTCAGCATCCATCAGTGCAATGCATGCAGGCTCTCAGAGTTGCAACTGTGGAGCAGGGAAACATCGATCCATATAGCGTTTATACGCggccttgtaacaatacagcatCACTCAGACGCGGCTTGAAGGGGCGCTAT CCATGGATGTCTCGAGCATATGATCCATGTACTGAAAGGTATTCTGATTTGTATTTCAACCGTCCAGAAGTTCAGAAGGCATTTCATGCCAATGTAACTGGGATTCCTTATGCATGGAAAGCTTGCAG TGATATTGTTGGGAACTATTGGACTGATTCTCCATTATCTATGCTTCCTATATATCGAGAACTTATTAGTGCTGGTCTCCGAATATGGGTCTACAG TGGAGACACTGATGCAGTGGTTCCAATGACTGCTACTCGATATTCAATTGATGCCTTGAAGCTACCTACCATCATCAATTGGTACCCTTGGTATGATAATGGCAAG GTTGGTGGGTGGAGTCAAGTTTATAAAGGGTTGACATTGGTTACAGTAAGAGGAGCTGGACATGAGGTTCCTCTTCATAGGCCCCGCCAAGCATTCATTCTTTTTAGGTCATTCTTGGAAAACAAGTCCATGCCATCCACAAGTTAG